From the genome of Deltaproteobacteria bacterium:
CGAGCTCTCCTCGACGATGGAGACCGAGATCAGCCTTCCGTTCATCACCGCGGACGCGTCGGGGCCGAAGCACCTGCAGTTGAAGCTTTCCCGGGCGAAGTTCGAGCAGATGGTCCAGGACATCCTCGACCGGACGCTGAAGCCGTGCGAGATGGCGGTGCGCGACGCGGGCGTTCCCATCGGCAAGATCGACGAGGTCGTCCTTGTGGGCGGCTCGACCCGCATCCCGAAGGTCGTGGAGATGGTGAAGGCGTTCTTCGGCAAGGATCCTCACCAGGGCGTCAACCCCGACGAGGTCGTCGCGGCGGGCGCGGCGGTGCAGGCGGGCGTGCTTGGCGGGACGGTGAAGGACCTGCTCCTCCTCGACGTGACCCCGCTGTCGCTGGGGATCGAGACGCTGGGCGGCGTGATGACGAAGCTGATCGAGCGGAACACGACGATCCCCGTGCGCAAGAGCGAGGTCTTCACCACCGCGTCGGACGGCCAGCCGAGCGTGGAGATCCACGTCCTCCAGGGGGAGCGCGATATGGCCGGGGACAACCGGACGCTCGGGCGGTTCCATCTCGACGGGATCCCGCCGGCGCCGCGCGGCATGCCGCAGGTCGAGGTGACCTTCGACATCGACGCGAACGGGATCCTCCACGTGAACGCCAAGGACAAGGGGACGCAGAAGGAGCAGAAGATCACGATCACCGCGTCGACCGGGCTCGACAGGAACGACATCGACAAGATGGTGAAGGAGGCCGAGTCGCACGCGGAGGAGGACCGGAAGAGGAAGGCGGCGATCGAGGCGCGCAACCACCTCGATTCGCTGGTGTACAACACGGAGAAGACGCTGAAGGAGCACC
Proteins encoded in this window:
- the dnaK gene encoding molecular chaperone DnaK gives rise to the protein EVLRIINEPTAAALAYGLDRKKNELIAVFDFGGGTFDISILEVGDNVVEVKSTNGDTHLGGDNIDQRLIEWIIAEFRKDQGIDLSKDRTVLQRLKEGAEKAKIELSSTMETEISLPFITADASGPKHLQLKLSRAKFEQMVQDILDRTLKPCEMAVRDAGVPIGKIDEVVLVGGSTRIPKVVEMVKAFFGKDPHQGVNPDEVVAAGAAVQAGVLGGTVKDLLLLDVTPLSLGIETLGGVMTKLIERNTTIPVRKSEVFTTASDGQPSVEIHVLQGERDMAGDNRTLGRFHLDGIPPAPRGMPQVEVTFDIDANGILHVNAKDKGTQKEQKITITASTGLDRNDIDKMVKEAESHAEEDRKRKAAIEARNHLDSLVYNTEKTLKEHRDKVPAETAAKVETALAEAKEALKSEDEAVLKAAAEKLMHESHALAEHMYKQASSAQGEGAAGGGSAPGEGSAPGEGKAPEGDVVDAEYEDPAKK